Proteins co-encoded in one Microbacterium hydrocarbonoxydans genomic window:
- a CDS encoding TetR/AcrR family transcriptional regulator, with protein MTDGTVREQILAAADELYYRKGYAAVGMDELRAAAGVSLRRLYALFPSKTDIVTAVLARKHSQWESGLTGAVADAGADPRDRLLAVYGYLEDWFCTDDFRGCAFINAFGELGGTNPEVAEIVRDHKASFQAYMADLVVAAGAPASLAAQLSILAEGAQSTAAIAADPQVAVQARNAAEVLIDAAVAA; from the coding sequence ATGACCGACGGAACAGTGCGTGAACAGATCCTCGCGGCAGCGGACGAGCTCTACTACCGCAAGGGATACGCGGCGGTCGGCATGGACGAGCTGCGAGCGGCGGCCGGCGTGTCGCTGCGTCGGCTCTATGCCCTCTTCCCCTCGAAGACCGACATCGTCACGGCTGTTCTCGCCCGCAAGCATTCGCAATGGGAGTCGGGACTGACGGGGGCCGTGGCGGATGCCGGAGCTGACCCGCGCGACCGGCTGCTCGCGGTGTACGGCTACCTCGAGGATTGGTTCTGCACCGACGACTTCCGCGGCTGCGCCTTCATCAACGCGTTCGGCGAGCTCGGCGGCACGAATCCCGAGGTCGCCGAGATCGTGCGCGACCATAAGGCCTCGTTCCAGGCGTACATGGCCGACCTGGTCGTGGCAGCCGGGGCTCCGGCATCCCTCGCGGCGCAGCTGTCGATCCTGGCCGAGGGTGCGCAGAGCACGGCCGCGATCGCCGCCGACCCGCAGGTCGCCGTGCAAGCGCGCAACGCCGCCGAGGTGCTGATCGACGCCGCCGTCGCGGCCTGA
- a CDS encoding response regulator translates to MKLLIADDDPQMVRALRITLAAHGYEVVVASDGAAAVAAAAQTHPDLIMLDLGMPRLDGIEVIQALRGWTTVPIIVVSGRTGSADKVEALDAGADDFVTKPFQVDELLARLRALSRRAVPAGGESTVGFGDVVVDLATKTVTRAGARVHLTPTEWRMLEHLARHPGALVTRQDLLKEIWGSEQVSDSGYLRLYMSQLRKKLEAEPSAPVHLLTESGMGYRLVV, encoded by the coding sequence GTGAAGCTCCTCATCGCCGACGACGACCCGCAGATGGTGCGCGCGCTGCGCATCACGCTCGCCGCACACGGGTACGAGGTGGTCGTCGCGTCCGACGGCGCCGCCGCCGTGGCCGCCGCCGCACAGACGCACCCCGACCTGATCATGCTCGACCTCGGCATGCCGCGGCTCGACGGCATCGAGGTGATCCAGGCACTGCGCGGGTGGACGACCGTGCCGATCATCGTCGTGTCGGGCCGCACCGGTTCGGCAGACAAGGTCGAGGCGCTCGACGCCGGAGCCGACGACTTCGTGACCAAGCCCTTCCAGGTCGACGAGCTGCTCGCGCGGCTGCGGGCGCTGTCGCGGCGGGCGGTGCCTGCCGGAGGAGAGTCGACCGTCGGATTCGGCGACGTGGTCGTCGATCTCGCGACGAAGACCGTCACCCGCGCCGGCGCGCGCGTGCACCTGACGCCGACCGAATGGCGGATGCTCGAGCATCTCGCCCGGCATCCCGGAGCTCTGGTCACCCGTCAGGACCTCCTCAAGGAGATCTGGGGCAGCGAACAGGTCTCGGACTCGGGGTACCTGCGGCTGTACATGTCGCAGCTGCGCAAGAAGCTCGAGGCCGAGCCCAGCGCTCCGGTGCACCTGCTCACGGAGTCGGGCATGGGCTACCGGCTCGTGGTCTGA
- a CDS encoding ATP-binding protein, whose protein sequence is MPRRGRLRVLLGAAPGVGKTFEMLVEGRRLLDEGRDVVIAIVETHERAATAAQTIGIPEVPRRIDLHRGVPLSEMDLEAVLDRRPEIALVDELAHTNTPGSQNPKRWQDVSALLDAGIDVVTTVNVQHIESLNAVVEKITGIAQQETIPDAVVRAADEIEVVDLAPQSLRDRLAAGLVYPAERIDAALSNYFRLGNLTALRELALLWLADEVDSALRSYRADHGIEGNWQARERVVVALTGGPEGETLLRRGARIAARSAGGELLAVHIAAQDGLRDETPGALAAQRSLVESLGGSFHQIIGDDIPGTLVEFAHGADATQLVIGVSRRGRLAAALTGPGIGSEVIRRSGDIDVHIVTHAAAGGRIALPRITGGALGWRRQVLGFVIALVVGPLLSWAMFAFRSPESITVEVLAFQLLVVIVALIGGVRPAVFAAVLSGITLDFLFVAPLFTITIAHPLHVLALALYVTIAILVSIIVDQAARRARIAQRAAAEAELLAAVAGNVLRGDNAVLALVSRTREAFGLTGVRLLSPDGEVLASDGEPVPDGRATTIPVGADGSAPAVLELHGEPLDTPARRLLDAIVAQLAAAIEHTDLRATAREVAALAETDQVRSALLSAVSHDLRRPLASAVAAIGGLRGAYALSASDREELLATADESLATLSSLVTDLLDVSRVQAGVLAVSTMHLDVAGPVLAAVDELGLGPGDVELALDAELPAVSADPVLLQRVLVNVIANAHRHSPADTRVIVSTSALGERAEIRVIDRGAGVPSEMRDQIFQPFQRLGDTDNTTGLGLGLALSRGFAEGMGGTLTPEDTPGGGLTMVISLPLAPDPDPLQEETE, encoded by the coding sequence ATGCCGCGGCGCGGCCGACTCCGCGTGCTGCTCGGCGCAGCCCCCGGCGTCGGCAAGACCTTCGAGATGCTCGTCGAAGGGCGCCGACTGCTCGACGAGGGCCGTGATGTCGTGATCGCGATCGTCGAGACGCATGAGCGTGCGGCGACCGCGGCGCAGACCATCGGCATCCCCGAGGTACCCCGCCGCATCGATCTGCATCGCGGGGTGCCGCTGAGCGAGATGGACCTGGAGGCGGTTCTCGATCGCCGACCCGAGATCGCCCTCGTCGACGAGCTCGCGCACACGAACACCCCCGGCTCGCAGAACCCGAAGCGCTGGCAGGACGTCAGCGCGCTGCTCGATGCGGGAATCGACGTCGTCACGACCGTGAACGTGCAGCACATCGAGTCGCTGAACGCGGTGGTCGAGAAGATCACCGGCATCGCGCAGCAGGAGACGATCCCGGATGCCGTGGTGCGCGCTGCCGACGAGATCGAGGTCGTCGACCTGGCGCCGCAGTCGCTGCGCGACCGTCTCGCGGCCGGACTCGTCTATCCGGCGGAGCGCATCGACGCCGCGCTGTCGAACTACTTCCGCCTGGGCAACCTCACTGCTCTGCGTGAACTCGCACTGCTGTGGCTCGCCGACGAGGTCGACAGCGCGCTGCGCAGCTACCGCGCCGACCACGGCATCGAGGGAAACTGGCAGGCGCGCGAGCGCGTGGTCGTCGCCCTCACCGGCGGACCGGAGGGCGAGACGCTGCTGCGCCGAGGCGCGCGGATCGCCGCCCGCTCGGCCGGCGGCGAACTGCTCGCGGTGCACATCGCCGCGCAAGACGGACTCCGCGACGAGACGCCCGGCGCCCTGGCCGCACAGCGTTCACTGGTCGAGTCGCTCGGCGGCAGCTTCCACCAGATCATCGGTGACGACATCCCCGGCACGCTCGTCGAGTTCGCCCATGGGGCGGATGCGACGCAGCTCGTGATCGGAGTCAGCCGCCGCGGTCGTCTCGCCGCCGCTCTGACCGGACCGGGCATCGGCTCAGAGGTCATCCGCCGCTCGGGCGACATCGACGTGCACATCGTGACGCACGCCGCCGCGGGCGGGCGGATCGCACTCCCCCGCATCACCGGCGGTGCGCTCGGCTGGCGACGTCAGGTTCTGGGCTTCGTGATCGCGCTCGTCGTCGGACCGCTGCTCTCGTGGGCGATGTTCGCGTTCCGCAGCCCCGAGTCGATCACCGTCGAGGTGCTGGCCTTCCAGCTGCTCGTCGTGATCGTCGCGCTCATCGGAGGGGTGCGACCGGCGGTCTTCGCCGCGGTGCTGTCGGGCATCACGCTGGACTTCCTGTTCGTCGCTCCGCTCTTCACCATCACGATCGCGCATCCGCTGCATGTGCTCGCCCTCGCGCTCTACGTGACCATCGCCATCCTCGTCAGCATCATCGTCGATCAGGCGGCGCGTCGAGCGCGCATCGCACAGCGCGCCGCGGCGGAGGCCGAGCTGCTCGCGGCGGTCGCCGGCAACGTGCTGCGCGGCGACAACGCGGTACTGGCCCTCGTCAGCCGCACCCGCGAGGCGTTCGGACTCACCGGCGTGAGGCTCCTCTCCCCCGACGGCGAGGTGCTCGCGAGCGACGGCGAGCCCGTTCCCGACGGTCGGGCCACGACGATTCCGGTCGGCGCCGACGGTTCGGCGCCCGCAGTGCTCGAACTGCACGGCGAACCGCTCGACACCCCGGCCCGACGGCTGCTCGACGCGATCGTCGCCCAGTTGGCCGCGGCGATCGAACACACCGATCTGCGCGCGACCGCACGCGAGGTGGCGGCGCTCGCCGAGACCGACCAGGTGCGCTCCGCCCTGCTGTCGGCGGTCAGTCACGACCTTCGCCGTCCGCTGGCCTCGGCCGTCGCCGCGATCGGCGGACTGCGCGGCGCGTACGCGCTGTCGGCGTCCGATCGGGAGGAGCTTCTCGCGACCGCAGACGAGAGCCTGGCCACCCTGTCGTCTCTCGTGACGGATCTGCTCGACGTCAGCCGCGTGCAGGCCGGAGTATTGGCCGTCTCGACCATGCACCTCGATGTCGCGGGGCCCGTGCTCGCGGCGGTCGATGAGCTGGGTCTGGGGCCGGGCGACGTGGAGCTGGCCCTGGATGCCGAGCTGCCCGCCGTCTCGGCGGATCCGGTGCTGCTGCAGCGCGTGCTCGTCAACGTCATCGCGAACGCGCATCGCCATTCACCGGCAGACACCCGTGTCATCGTCTCGACGAGCGCCCTCGGCGAGCGCGCCGAGATTCGCGTGATCGATCGCGGAGCCGGCGTTCCCTCCGAGATGCGCGACCAGATCTTCCAGCCGTTCCAGCGTCTGGGCGACACCGACAACACCACAGGCCTCGGACTCGGCCTCGCTCTGTCACGCGGATTCGCCGAAGGCATGGGCGGTACTCTGACACCCGAGGACACCCCCGGCGGTGGACTCACCATGGTCATCTCGCTGCCTCTGGCCCCCGACCCCGATCCCCTGCAGGAGGAGACGGAGTGA
- a CDS encoding TspO/MBR family protein, producing the protein MESRTQDIARQSAIIASATFMLIAAAVGSGAFGGTSVSELQNGALSAQGSYLAPAGPAFSIWSLIYIGLIAYTVWQALPAQRADERQRAVGGWIAASMVLNGLWLVTAQFLSLPLTVLVIAVLLATLARVMVVLGRSRARTWPERVVVDGANGLHFGWVTIATVANTAAWFTQIAPASWEDQAEIWAVAVLAVVLVIGVASALMTKRLAPALATAWGLSWLAVGRLTGEPESTVVAIAGIVVAVALVAAGIIGGLRRRREAAA; encoded by the coding sequence ATGGAATCCCGGACGCAGGACATCGCCCGCCAGTCAGCCATCATCGCCTCCGCCACCTTCATGCTGATCGCCGCAGCCGTCGGCTCCGGCGCTTTCGGCGGCACATCGGTGAGCGAGTTGCAGAACGGAGCCCTGTCGGCGCAGGGGTCGTACCTGGCGCCGGCAGGTCCCGCGTTCTCGATCTGGTCGCTGATCTACATCGGACTCATCGCGTACACGGTGTGGCAGGCGCTTCCCGCCCAGCGCGCGGATGAACGTCAGCGCGCGGTCGGCGGATGGATCGCGGCATCCATGGTCTTGAACGGCTTGTGGCTGGTGACGGCGCAGTTCCTGTCGCTCCCCCTGACCGTGCTGGTGATCGCAGTGCTGCTCGCGACCCTCGCGCGGGTCATGGTGGTCCTCGGACGCAGCCGCGCCCGCACGTGGCCCGAACGCGTCGTCGTCGACGGGGCGAACGGCCTGCACTTCGGCTGGGTCACGATCGCCACCGTCGCCAACACGGCAGCGTGGTTCACGCAGATCGCCCCCGCGAGCTGGGAGGACCAGGCCGAGATCTGGGCCGTGGCGGTACTCGCGGTCGTGCTCGTGATCGGCGTCGCCAGTGCACTCATGACCAAGCGCCTCGCTCCCGCGCTGGCGACCGCGTGGGGACTGAGTTGGCTCGCCGTCGGACGCCTCACGGGTGAGCCTGAGAGCACCGTCGTCGCGATCGCCGGGATCGTCGTCGCCGTTGCACTCGTCGCAGCGGGCATCATCGGTGGTCTCCGCCGTCGCCGTGAGGCCGCCGCCTGA
- the kdpC gene encoding potassium-transporting ATPase subunit KdpC produces MSSSRTVARTTGVAIRAMLVLTLVLGVGYTLVVTGIGQLLLPFQANGSPLADGKGSSLIGQSFTDADGEALPEYLQSRPSAAGDGYDGAASSGSNLGPENPDLVAAIGERQAAIAAREGVRADAVPADAVTASASGLDPHISVAYALLQVPRVAAERDLPEQQVRDLVESRIQGRDLGFLGQERLNVAELNLALDEQEG; encoded by the coding sequence ATGTCCTCCTCCCGCACTGTCGCCCGCACCACCGGTGTCGCCATCCGCGCGATGCTCGTGCTCACCCTCGTGCTCGGCGTCGGCTACACGCTCGTCGTCACCGGCATCGGTCAGCTGCTGCTGCCGTTCCAGGCGAACGGCTCGCCGCTGGCCGACGGCAAGGGCAGCTCGCTGATCGGGCAGTCCTTCACGGATGCCGACGGCGAGGCGCTGCCCGAGTACTTGCAGTCGCGTCCGTCGGCCGCCGGTGACGGCTACGACGGAGCCGCCTCGAGTGGCAGCAACCTCGGCCCAGAGAACCCCGACCTCGTCGCCGCGATCGGCGAGCGCCAGGCAGCCATCGCCGCGCGCGAGGGTGTGCGGGCGGATGCCGTGCCGGCCGACGCGGTGACGGCATCCGCATCCGGCCTCGACCCGCACATCAGTGTCGCGTACGCGCTGCTGCAGGTGCCGCGGGTGGCGGCCGAGCGCGACCTGCCCGAGCAGCAGGTGCGCGACCTCGTGGAGTCTAGGATTCAAGGGCGGGATCTGGGATTCCTCGGCCAAGAACGCCTCAACGTCGCCGAACTCAATCTCGCGCTCGATGAGCAGGAGGGCTGA
- a CDS encoding alpha/beta hydrolase has product MGYITVGNENSTPIELYYEDQGSGQPVVLIHGYPLNGHSWERQTRELLAQGYRVITYDRRGFGQSSKVGTGYDYDTFAADLNTVLETLDLRDVVLVGFSMGTGELARYVGTYGHDRVAKLAFLASLEPFLVQRDDNPEGVPQEVFDGIESAAKGDRYAWFTEFYKNFYNLDENLGSRISQQVVDANWNLSVTSAPVAAYAVVPSWIEDFRSDVDAVRDAAKPTLILHGTKDNILPIDATARRFHKAVPAATYVEVEGAPHGLLWTHADEVNAALKDFLGK; this is encoded by the coding sequence ATGGGCTACATCACCGTCGGAAACGAGAACAGCACGCCGATCGAGCTCTACTACGAAGACCAGGGTTCGGGTCAGCCCGTCGTCCTGATCCACGGGTACCCGCTGAACGGCCACAGCTGGGAGCGCCAGACCCGCGAGCTGCTCGCTCAGGGCTACCGCGTCATCACCTACGACCGCCGCGGCTTCGGCCAGTCGTCGAAGGTCGGCACCGGCTACGACTACGACACGTTCGCCGCAGACCTCAACACCGTGCTCGAGACCCTCGATCTGCGCGACGTCGTGCTCGTCGGCTTCTCGATGGGCACGGGAGAGCTCGCCCGCTACGTCGGCACCTACGGTCACGACCGGGTCGCCAAGCTCGCCTTCCTCGCCTCGCTCGAGCCGTTCCTCGTGCAGCGCGACGACAACCCCGAGGGCGTGCCGCAGGAGGTCTTCGACGGCATCGAGTCGGCCGCCAAGGGCGACCGCTACGCCTGGTTCACCGAGTTCTACAAGAACTTCTACAACCTCGACGAGAACCTCGGCAGCCGCATCAGCCAGCAGGTCGTCGACGCCAACTGGAACCTCTCGGTCACCAGCGCCCCCGTCGCGGCGTACGCGGTCGTGCCGAGCTGGATCGAGGACTTCCGCAGCGACGTCGATGCGGTGCGGGATGCCGCAAAGCCCACGCTGATCCTGCACGGCACGAAGGACAACATCCTGCCGATCGACGCCACCGCCCGCCGGTTCCACAAGGCTGTTCCCGCGGCCACCTACGTCGAGGTCGAGGGAGCGCCTCACGGCCTGCTCTGGACGCACGCCGACGAGGTCAACGCCGCCCTGAAGGACTTCCTCGGCAAGTAA